CATCCAGCAGGTCGTCGCCGCTCTGCATATCGCTGTAGGCAATATCAACAGCATAGATCATTTCTTCCGTTTCGTAACTTTTATCCTTCATGGCATCGTTTACCGGGAAGAACATTTTATTGGTGTAGGTACATTGAAGGGCCGTATTCACCGATTTCTTCAACAGGCCATTGCGGTAATCATAGATCTTCAGCTCAGGCTGGTATTGTTGAATGGTTTTGGCAAATAAGATAAAGGGTAAAATAGCGTAGCGCTGGTAATACGGGCCCTCCGTATAATATCCATCGGGTGAGAACAGCTCATTCAGCTGGGCAAGAAAGCCGGTTTTGTCGTCTTTCTTACTGCCATGCAAAGCGATATCCACCCAGTCTTTACGGCCACACACATACCCGGTCATGCCAACGGCCGCTACCGACCAGGTGCCGTGGTTATGGATCTTGTTGAAGATCTCGCCATTCACTTCTGAAAACTCTTTTACTATCGGTTCAAACAAATTGTCTTCTATTTTCTTCCGCTCTTCGGGTTTCAGGTAATCATAAATGCAATCGTACCCCTGGATCACATATACCTGCCACACACAATCGTTCAGGCTTTGCCAGAACATTTTACCCCCGGGCGTATCCTTGCGTTTGGGGTGCCGCGGCCAGGTATTATAAACAGCAGCATATTGAAACAGGATGTCTTTTACGAAGCGCGCATATTGTTCGTCTTTCGTGATCTGCCAGGCAATGCCGCAGGCCAGCACGTTCTGATAATTCTTTTTGTGTTGTTCATGGGTAGTGCCGCCACCGGCATCATGCGGCACCGGTACGTCTATGGGACTTTTCAATGCTTTGTCCGCATCTTTTTTCACTTCCTTCCACGACTGTTGCAACAAAGGGAATCTGGAAACGCCATTGCGCACCTCGTCAATTTTCTGTCTTGTCAATAAGATAGATGGATGTTGCTGTGCCATGGTGCTGTTAAACAGTCCCGCGATCAACATTGAAATAATTCCAATTCTTTTCATTCCTGGCATGCGCATTAACTATTTTATTGGCTGTATGTGTTATGGCTACCGGTTGCCTTGTTAAAAAAGGAACTCACCCGGCCGCTTTTATTAAATGTGCAATAATCTACGGTCAGTTTATCCCAGCTCATTTCTTCAAACCAGATGCTGCGTCCGCCGGCCCCGCTGTTGTTGAACACGCAGTTGGTTACCGAAGCAGTTTGAACGCCCAGCAGCTTTACCACACATCCCTGCATACGGTTCTCCACTTCTTTAAAGGAGCAATGATCAATAGTCACATCCGGGCCGGTGGTACTTTCATCGTTACCGCCACGGTATACGTTGATGGCGGTGCTGAGCATATTGGTAAAGGCACAGTTTTTTACCACCAGGTGTTCTACGTTGTAAATGCCCTTATCGTCTTTCTCGGCAGCAAAGTCGACGCCCGTTCCGGAATTGTGATGAAATAAGCAGTTAGTAATGATCACGGAATCGGCATAGGTGCTCTTAGTGCCTTTTATACAACTGAAATTGCTTTCATTGAAATTGAAGAACGTACAATTGTTTACCTGCAGGCGGTAATGACTGTTCATGGGTTTGGTGGTAGTGCTGATGGCCGACTGCACATCGCCATAACTTTTGTACGCGCTGTTGAACTGAATGTTTTCCACCGCAGCGCTGCCGCCATTCTCCAAAAGAAAAAAGGCGGGCAGGCTTTTCTCAGTGGTACTCACCAATTGGGATTGTACTTTAGGGTTGCTTCCTTTTATGGTTAAAAGGGTACGGATCACTACCGGTTCTTCCAATTGATACAAACCGGTATCGGTAAGCATAATAATATCGCCTGCATTGGCTTTGGCAACAATAGCAGGCAGTTCCCTGCTTTGCGCTGCGGAAACAGAATATGTTACAGGGGCAGTTAGTTTTGGTTGAGTTGGTTTGAACCAGGCAGCGCCGGTTTTATGTTCATCCATCCATGCTAATACGTCCCTAACCCCATCGGTGGTACTCCCGGAAAAAGCAATACGTATATTTTTAAACTTTGATATTCTTATAGCTGGATATTCGAGATGGATAAATTCTTTATTTGTTGGCTGGGATGCCCCATTGAATGTATTGTGTTTGAATACTATCCCTCCATCATTATTGTCATCTTTATATAAAGAACCACCATCTACACTGATAAAATTATTACTGAAGATTACGTTACGGGGAGGCGCTGTACGTTCAGGGTCTTTACCGGCGCCAAACTCAATACTTTTACAATTAATAAAGGTGTTATGGCTTATAAGCACATTTTTTACTTGTACATAGCGGTTCGGCAATGAATTAGGCACCCCATTCAGCACGCTGAATCCAGAACGAAACCGCTCTCCAGCCAACTGGAAGAACAAATTATCACTTACAGTATGGCCGGGATTGATAATGCGCACCCCACCGGTATTGGGTTTGTTGTTACCGATAAATATATTTCCGGTTACTGTATTGCGCTCGCCATGCCGCAATACCAGTCCGCCTTCGCATTCCCAAAAAGTATTGTAGTTTATTTTGTTATCGCCGCTTTTTATAGATACTACTTCCACCTCCCCATTACAACGTTCAAAATAGTTATGGTGAATATTCATGCGGGAAGATGTTAAAGAATACCGCGACACCCCTACCCTGATGGTCTCCCCGCCATTGGAACCCAGCGCCAGCCGGCCATTAAAATAGTTGCTATCCAGCTCATGGTAGTTTTGCTGACTGCGTTCATCATTCAATTCTACAATAATGGTTGGACCGCTGGTTAACTTATTTCTAAACGTACAGTGGTCTACCCGGTTATGCTGTCCCCAGAAAATCACCCAGCTTTCCGTATCAAAACGACCGGGTTTGTTATAGCTGTCAAACACACAATTGGTGAGCCGGCAGTTATTGGCCAGGTGGTCATTGTCTTTTCTGAATTCCACCGTAGCGCCTTTCTCGGCAAAACCATTTGCAAACAAGATCCCCGACACTACCACATGATTACTGCCAAACTGAATAAACGAATT
The Niastella koreensis GR20-10 genome window above contains:
- a CDS encoding chondroitinase-B domain-containing protein, which encodes MKTKGICIGILYLLTAYSLRLTAATIPVSNPQQLREALAKVQPGDTILLEKGKWNNVALQIETSGTKEKPVVIAAAEPGAVEFTGNSFIQFGSNHVVVSGILFANGFAEKGATVEFRKDNDHLANNCRLTNCVFDSYNKPGRFDTESWVIFWGQHNRVDHCTFRNKLTSGPTIIVELNDERSQQNYHELDSNYFNGRLALGSNGGETIRVGVSRYSLTSSRMNIHHNYFERCNGEVEVVSIKSGDNKINYNTFWECEGGLVLRHGERNTVTGNIFIGNNKPNTGGVRIINPGHTVSDNLFFQLAGERFRSGFSVLNGVPNSLPNRYVQVKNVLISHNTFINCKSIEFGAGKDPERTAPPRNVIFSNNFISVDGGSLYKDDNNDGGIVFKHNTFNGASQPTNKEFIHLEYPAIRISKFKNIRIAFSGSTTDGVRDVLAWMDEHKTGAAWFKPTQPKLTAPVTYSVSAAQSRELPAIVAKANAGDIIMLTDTGLYQLEEPVVIRTLLTIKGSNPKVQSQLVSTTEKSLPAFFLLENGGSAAVENIQFNSAYKSYGDVQSAISTTTKPMNSHYRLQVNNCTFFNFNESNFSCIKGTKSTYADSVIITNCLFHHNSGTGVDFAAEKDDKGIYNVEHLVVKNCAFTNMLSTAINVYRGGNDESTTGPDVTIDHCSFKEVENRMQGCVVKLLGVQTASVTNCVFNNSGAGGRSIWFEEMSWDKLTVDYCTFNKSGRVSSFFNKATGSHNTYSQ